From the Theobroma cacao cultivar B97-61/B2 chromosome 2, Criollo_cocoa_genome_V2, whole genome shotgun sequence genome, one window contains:
- the LOC18608236 gene encoding purine permease 3 isoform X2, giving the protein MDSLKMDTRTSNDQMPYKEEKMSKGLKRSLLVLNCALLALGNVGGPLIMRLYFLKGGKGVWTSSCLETAGWPFMVMPLTFSYLYRRRKEGPATELFFIKPPLFLVSAVVGLLTGVDDFLYAYGVARLPVSTSALIISTQLAFTAAFAFLLVKQKFTSFTINSVFLLTVGAVVLALHTSSDRPANESNRQYYLGFFMTLAASMLYGFVLPAIELTYKKAKQTITYSLVMEMQMVMSFSATVFCTIGMLFHKEFEAIPREASKFELGQSTYYLVILLSAILWQFFFMGAVGVIFSGSSLLSGIIIAALLPVTESLAVLFFHEKFQVEKAISVVLSLWGSLSYFYGELQKNKKNQASERAMA; this is encoded by the exons TCTAAAGATGGATACTCGCACTAGCAACGACCAAATGCCCTACAAAGAGGAGAAGATGAGCAAAGGCTTGAAGAGATCCTTGCTGGTGTTGAATTGCGCACTGTTAGCCTTGGGAAATGTTGGTGGCCCCCTTATAATGAGGCTCTACTTCTTGAAAGGTGGTAAGGGAGTTTGGACATCAAGCTGTTTAGAAACTGCTGGCTGGCCATTTATGGTAATGCCTCTCACATTTTCATACTTGTATCGTCGAAGAAAGGAAGGCCCTGCGACCGAGCTTTTCTTCATTAAACCTCCTTTGTTTCTGGTTAGTGCTGTTGTAGGCCTTCTTACTGGCGTGGATGACTTTTTGTATGCTTATGGTGTTGCTCGCCTCCCTGTCTCTACCTCAGCTCTGATAATTTCAACCCAATTGGCCTTTACCGCTGCATTCGCCTTTTTATTGGTCAAGCAGAAGTTCACATCTTTTACCATTAACTCGGTTTTTTTGTTGACTGTCGGAGCAGTGGTTCTTGCACTTCATACAAGTTCAGATCGCCCAGCAAATGAATCCAACCGACAATATTACTTGGGATTTTTTATGACACTTGCAGCTTCAATGCTTTATGGATTTGTGTTACCGGCGATTGAGTTAACATACAAGAAAGCAAAGCAGACTATTACTTACTCTTTGGTGATGGAGATGCAAATGGTTATGTCATTTTCAGCTACAGTTTTCTGCACCATTGGGATGCTTTTTCACAAAGAATTTGAG GCAATTCCAAGAGAGGCAAGTAAATTTGAGCTAGGGCAATCAACATACTATCTGGTAATCCTGTTGAGTGCAATCTTATGGCAGTTCTTTTTCATGGGAGCTGTCGGAGTAATTTTCTCTGGGTCCTCACTGCTGTCTGGCATAATAATTGCAGCTCTGCTTCCGGTGACAGAATCTTTGGCTGTATTGTTCTTCCATGAAAAGTTCCAAGTTGAAAAAGCTATATCCGTTGTGTTATCTCTTTGGGGATCTCTGTCTTACTTCTATGGTGAGCtccaaaaaaacaagaaaaatcaagcttCAGAAAGAGCAATGGCCTAG
- the LOC18608236 gene encoding purine permease 3 isoform X3: MDTRTSNDQMPYKEEKMSKGLKRSLLVLNCALLALGNVGGPLIMRLYFLKGGKGVWTSSCLETAGWPFMVMPLTFSYLYRRRKEGPATELFFIKPPLFLVSAVVGLLTGVDDFLYAYGVARLPVSTSALIISTQLAFTAAFAFLLVKQKFTSFTINSVFLLTVGAVVLALHTSSDRPANESNRQYYLGFFMTLAASMLYGFVLPAIELTYKKAKQTITYSLVMEMQMVMSFSATVFCTIGMLFHKEFEAIPREASKFELGQSTYYLVILLSAILWQFFFMGAVGVIFSGSSLLSGIIIAALLPVTESLAVLFFHEKFQVEKAISVVLSLWGSLSYFYGELQKNKKNQASERAMA, from the exons ATGGATACTCGCACTAGCAACGACCAAATGCCCTACAAAGAGGAGAAGATGAGCAAAGGCTTGAAGAGATCCTTGCTGGTGTTGAATTGCGCACTGTTAGCCTTGGGAAATGTTGGTGGCCCCCTTATAATGAGGCTCTACTTCTTGAAAGGTGGTAAGGGAGTTTGGACATCAAGCTGTTTAGAAACTGCTGGCTGGCCATTTATGGTAATGCCTCTCACATTTTCATACTTGTATCGTCGAAGAAAGGAAGGCCCTGCGACCGAGCTTTTCTTCATTAAACCTCCTTTGTTTCTGGTTAGTGCTGTTGTAGGCCTTCTTACTGGCGTGGATGACTTTTTGTATGCTTATGGTGTTGCTCGCCTCCCTGTCTCTACCTCAGCTCTGATAATTTCAACCCAATTGGCCTTTACCGCTGCATTCGCCTTTTTATTGGTCAAGCAGAAGTTCACATCTTTTACCATTAACTCGGTTTTTTTGTTGACTGTCGGAGCAGTGGTTCTTGCACTTCATACAAGTTCAGATCGCCCAGCAAATGAATCCAACCGACAATATTACTTGGGATTTTTTATGACACTTGCAGCTTCAATGCTTTATGGATTTGTGTTACCGGCGATTGAGTTAACATACAAGAAAGCAAAGCAGACTATTACTTACTCTTTGGTGATGGAGATGCAAATGGTTATGTCATTTTCAGCTACAGTTTTCTGCACCATTGGGATGCTTTTTCACAAAGAATTTGAG GCAATTCCAAGAGAGGCAAGTAAATTTGAGCTAGGGCAATCAACATACTATCTGGTAATCCTGTTGAGTGCAATCTTATGGCAGTTCTTTTTCATGGGAGCTGTCGGAGTAATTTTCTCTGGGTCCTCACTGCTGTCTGGCATAATAATTGCAGCTCTGCTTCCGGTGACAGAATCTTTGGCTGTATTGTTCTTCCATGAAAAGTTCCAAGTTGAAAAAGCTATATCCGTTGTGTTATCTCTTTGGGGATCTCTGTCTTACTTCTATGGTGAGCtccaaaaaaacaagaaaaatcaagcttCAGAAAGAGCAATGGCCTAG
- the LOC18608236 gene encoding purine permease 3 isoform X1 produces the protein MYRLNIDSCLLKSLPKLRKGIHGTTYFINCLHVLVYQRCFTCYKRFKLSQSFLCKILWNINTSLKMDTRTSNDQMPYKEEKMSKGLKRSLLVLNCALLALGNVGGPLIMRLYFLKGGKGVWTSSCLETAGWPFMVMPLTFSYLYRRRKEGPATELFFIKPPLFLVSAVVGLLTGVDDFLYAYGVARLPVSTSALIISTQLAFTAAFAFLLVKQKFTSFTINSVFLLTVGAVVLALHTSSDRPANESNRQYYLGFFMTLAASMLYGFVLPAIELTYKKAKQTITYSLVMEMQMVMSFSATVFCTIGMLFHKEFEAIPREASKFELGQSTYYLVILLSAILWQFFFMGAVGVIFSGSSLLSGIIIAALLPVTESLAVLFFHEKFQVEKAISVVLSLWGSLSYFYGELQKNKKNQASERAMA, from the exons ATGTATAGATTAAATATTGATTCTTGCTTACTAAAATCGCTCCCTAAGTTGAGAAAGGGAATTCATGGTACaacttattttataaattgccTTCATGTCTTGGTATATCAACGTTGTTTTACTTGCTATAAACGATTTAAACTCTCACAATCTTTCTTATGCAAAATCTTGTGGAACATAAACACTAGTCTAAAGATGGATACTCGCACTAGCAACGACCAAATGCCCTACAAAGAGGAGAAGATGAGCAAAGGCTTGAAGAGATCCTTGCTGGTGTTGAATTGCGCACTGTTAGCCTTGGGAAATGTTGGTGGCCCCCTTATAATGAGGCTCTACTTCTTGAAAGGTGGTAAGGGAGTTTGGACATCAAGCTGTTTAGAAACTGCTGGCTGGCCATTTATGGTAATGCCTCTCACATTTTCATACTTGTATCGTCGAAGAAAGGAAGGCCCTGCGACCGAGCTTTTCTTCATTAAACCTCCTTTGTTTCTGGTTAGTGCTGTTGTAGGCCTTCTTACTGGCGTGGATGACTTTTTGTATGCTTATGGTGTTGCTCGCCTCCCTGTCTCTACCTCAGCTCTGATAATTTCAACCCAATTGGCCTTTACCGCTGCATTCGCCTTTTTATTGGTCAAGCAGAAGTTCACATCTTTTACCATTAACTCGGTTTTTTTGTTGACTGTCGGAGCAGTGGTTCTTGCACTTCATACAAGTTCAGATCGCCCAGCAAATGAATCCAACCGACAATATTACTTGGGATTTTTTATGACACTTGCAGCTTCAATGCTTTATGGATTTGTGTTACCGGCGATTGAGTTAACATACAAGAAAGCAAAGCAGACTATTACTTACTCTTTGGTGATGGAGATGCAAATGGTTATGTCATTTTCAGCTACAGTTTTCTGCACCATTGGGATGCTTTTTCACAAAGAATTTGAG GCAATTCCAAGAGAGGCAAGTAAATTTGAGCTAGGGCAATCAACATACTATCTGGTAATCCTGTTGAGTGCAATCTTATGGCAGTTCTTTTTCATGGGAGCTGTCGGAGTAATTTTCTCTGGGTCCTCACTGCTGTCTGGCATAATAATTGCAGCTCTGCTTCCGGTGACAGAATCTTTGGCTGTATTGTTCTTCCATGAAAAGTTCCAAGTTGAAAAAGCTATATCCGTTGTGTTATCTCTTTGGGGATCTCTGTCTTACTTCTATGGTGAGCtccaaaaaaacaagaaaaatcaagcttCAGAAAGAGCAATGGCCTAG